From a single Miscanthus floridulus cultivar M001 chromosome 8, ASM1932011v1, whole genome shotgun sequence genomic region:
- the LOC136476130 gene encoding U-box domain-containing protein 4-like — protein sequence MAAAPASSPVEFLLRRPQPRQRRRSPLAGSFFAPTGLSGAPLLRALASLAADLLGTPPPPSQRRNLDALMRRLALLSALLDSLLLLLADEGEDAFSDAANLCFRELYVVLFRADLLVSYVASAGRAWALLRAPQLAASFRDLDAELAVVLDVLPAASLRLSWDAAQYLDLLRARCRRRAPAHYHDPAEAALGDRLLAALRDFELGQPPDPSTLRSLLLQIGISDAPSCRSEIEYLEEQILSQEEDADLPLIGGVVALLRYCLFSLFDPSNTKALRVWLSAGNRQGLLSWSCSDDSSFSVPKEFSCPISLDLMRDPVVVSTGQTYDRPSIIQWIEEGHSTCPNSGQALSDNRLVPNQALRSLISQWCGVHGFQFDSPESNEGMIECVAASCSSKAAIEANKATARILVKTLMEGSDNAKPVAAREIRLLAKTGKQNRAFIAELGAIPLLCRLLLSSDWMAQENAVTALLNLSIYEPNKTRIMEQEDCLHLIVSVLKNGWTTEAKENAAATLFSLSVVHDYKKKIMNEPGAVEELASMLTKGTPRGKKDAVMALFNLSTHPESSGRMLESSAVVALIESLRNDTVSEEAAGALALLMKQATIVHLVGSSETVITSLVGLMRRGTPKGKENAVSALYEICRRGGSTLVQRVARIPGLNTVIQNITLTGTKRTKKKASLIVKMCQRSQMPSALALGSTLTVVDHSLVGNSTLRRAASFGSGELSNPVSISVPVP from the coding sequence atggccgccgcgccgGCCTCGTCGCCGGTCGAGTTCCTGCTCCGCCGCCCGCAACCGCGCCAGCGGAGGAGGTCGCCTCTGGCCGGCTCGTTCTTCGCGCCCACGGGGCTGTCCGGCGCGCCGCTGCTCCGCGCGCTGGCATCGCTCGCGGCGGACCTGCTGGGGACCCCGCCCCCGCCGTCGCAGCGACGGAACCTCGACGCGCTCATGCGGAGGCTCGCGCTGCTCTCCGCGCTCCTCGActcgctcctgctcctcctcgccgACGAGGGGGAGGACGCCTTCTCCGACGCCGCCAACCTCTGCTTCCGCGAGCTCTACGTCGTGCTCTTCCGCGCCGACCTGCTCGTCTCCTATGTCGCCTCCGCCGGCCGCGCGTGGGCGCTGCTACGGGCGCCCCAGCTCGCCGCCTCGTTCCGGGACCTCGACGCCGAGCTCGCCGTCGTCCTCGACGTCCTCCCCGCCGCCTCGCTCCGCCTCTCGTGGGACGCCGCCCAGTACCTCGACCTCCTCCGCGCGCGCTGCCGGCGGCGGGCGCCGGCCCACTACCACGACCCCGCGGAGGCCGCTCTCggagaccgcctcctcgccgcccTGCGCGACTTCGAGCTCGGCCAGCCGCCGGACCCCTCCACTCTCCGATCCCTCCTCCTCCAAATCGGCATCTCCGACGCCCCTTCATGCCGCTCTGAAATCGAGTACCTGGAGGAGCAAATCCTGAGCCAAGAGGAGGACGCCGACCTCCCCCTCATCGGCGGCGTCGTCGCCTTGCTCCGCTACTGCCTCTTCTCCCTTTTCGACCCCAGCAACACAAAGGCGTTGCGTGTTTGGCTGTCGGCGGGGAACAGGCAGGGGCTGCTCTCCTGGAGCTGCAGCGACGACAGCTCCTTCTCGGTGCCCAAGGAGTTCTCCTGCCCGATTTCTTTGGATTTGATGCGCGATCCCGTGGTGGTCTCCACCGGACAGACATATGACCGGCCGTCGATCATACAGTGGATCGAGGAGGGGCATTCCACCTGCCCCAACTCCGGCCAGGCCCTCTCTGACAACCGGCTTGTGCCAAACCAGGCGCTCCGCAGCTTGATTTCACAGTGGTGCGGGGTGCATGGCTTTCAGTTTGATTCGCCGGAGAGCAACGAGGGGATGATTGAATGTGTTGCTGCATCGTGCAGCAGCAAGGCAGCAATTGAGGCGAACAAAGCCACAGCCAGGATTTTGGTCAAGACACTGATGGAGGGATCCGATAACGCAAAGCCGGTTGCTGCTAGGGAAATCCGGTTGCTGGCTAAGACTGGGAAGCAAAACCGGGCGTTCATTGCCGAGTTGGGTGCGATACCATTGCTATGCAGGTTGCTGCTGTCGTCGGATTGGATGGCGCAGGAGAATGCAGTGACTGCACTGCTCAATCTATCGATCTATGAGCCGAACAAGACAAGGATTATGGAACAAGAGGATTGCCTGCATCTTATTGTCAGTGTGTTGAAGAATGGTTGGACGACAGAGGCCAAGGAGAATGCTGCAGCTACGCTCTTCAGTTTATCTGTGGTCCATGACTACAAGAAAAAGATCATGAATGAGCCAGGGGCTGTGGAGGAGCTTGCCTCTATGCTGACCAAAGGGACGCCAAGGGGAAAGAAAGACGCAGTGATGGCATTGTTCAACCTCTCAACACATCCAGAAAGCTCAGGTCGGATGCTTGAGTCTTCTGCAGTTGTAGCTTTGATTGAGTCACTGAGGAATGACACCGTGTCGGAGGAAGCTGCTGGTGCTCTGGCTCTGCTGATGAAGCAGGCTACCATCGTGCATCTTGTTGGGAGCTCTGAAACGGTGATCACTAGCCTTGTTGGGTTAATGAGGCGTGGAACTCCAAAGGGCAAGGAGAATGCAGTGTCAGCTTTATATGAGATATGCCGAAGAGGTGGATCAACATTGGTACAGCGCGTGGCAAGGATACCTGGGTTGAACACAGTAATACAGAACATCACGCTCACAGGAACAAAGCGTACCAAGAAGAAGGCAAGCTTGATTGTCAAGATGTGCCAGAGAAGCCAAATGCCATCGGCATTGGCACTAGGAAGTACATTGACAGTGGTTGATCATTCATTGGTAGGGAACAGCACATTGAGGCGCGCTGCAAGCTTTGGCAGCGGGGAGTTGTCAAACCCTGTGTCAATTTCAGTGCCTGTGCCCTAG